GATAGAAGTCGGCTGTGACGATTGGTTCCAAAGCTACTCGCATCACGTCTGCGCCTTCTGACGTTGGTATGCAGCATCCAGGCTGAACTCGGCCCTACTGGCCGCGAAGTCACGGGCAAGCTCGTAGCAGTAGACCTCGTCGAACGACGTATCGCGCAGCCACGGGTTTTCTTCGGCCAAACGTTCGAACGCGGCCGAGGCCTGTGGGCCGGAGGCGATTCCGAGCATCTGGACGTTCTCAACGTCCGGCATGGCAGATTCGGAGCCTGGCTGATACGTGTACCCCTCTAATGTCAGGAAGATGAAAGCTCGTTCGGGCTTGCTCACAGAAGTCCTCCTTGCGTCAATCAACGCTGAATCCGGCTCGTTGGCTCAGACCGCGTACTCGTACCTGTGCGTTTGCAGAACGTGCTCTATCGCCGCTACCGCTCTTTCGGCTTCCTCTTCAGATAGGTCAGACCAACCGTGTTCCTCGGCAACGGGTTCAATGTCCCAGCCGAAACCATTCATGCTGTTGTAGGCACTCCAGCGACAAATTGATGAACCGACGCGCAGTTCTCCTCCGCCTACCCAGTCGTCAAACTGGTCCCTGTGATACAGGGACTCCACGATCACGGTTCCATGCATGCATTCTCCTTTGTGCGTAGGCACGCCGGGATCGTACCACGAGGCAGCTTAGAAGTCTACACTATAGAAGTAGCATACCTAAGAACCGGGATAAGTCAGAGATCAGAGACCAGAAACCAGATATCAGAAAGCCGGGCGTGGCGGAGCAAGGAGCAAGATGGAGCAAGCCAGAAGGCAGGGCGGCGGCGAGGGATAATTCAGAATTCAGAGAGCGGAAAGCAGAATGCAGAACTGCGGGAGGGCGACCTTGCGATGGTTGGCGGGCATCTACAGGTAGTGGTCGAACGGCGGGGCGCTGGAAAGATGGGTCTGGCGCAGGGCTGGATACCGTTTCAGAGACAGGAACTGCGGCTGTTACGAGTGCGGGAACGTGGGCCGGAACGGACGCTGTTTCGGGGCCTGGAACTGGCGCTGTTACGGACGCAGGCACGGAAGCCGTTGCGGCAGCAGGGCCGGGTGCTGTTACGGGTGCCGGGACAGGGGCTGGAACGGTGGCTGTTGCAGGTGCGGAAACGAGGGCTGGGACAGGCGCTGTAACAGACGCAGGAACGAGGGCAGAAACGGGCGCTGTAACAGGTGCGAGGACGAGGGTCGGAACAGGTGCTGTGACACGTGCGGAAACGAGGGCTGGGACGGGTGCCGCACAAGGGGCAAGGACTCCCCCAGCCGTCCAGGGGACAGAGAAGACCGGACAATTCAGAAACCAGAATTCAGAAACCAGAAATGCCCGAACGGGAACGACTTGGGACACGACGGCGGGGACGAAGTCAAAAGACAGAGGCCAAGAGCCAAGAGTCAGAACCGGGGACGTGGAACGACGAACGGACGGACTCCGGGTTCACCGAGAGGGCGAAAAGAACTGAAGGTTTAATGACTCTCGCCAACCGAGCGTAACTCAATTACTCTCGGTCGGTTAGGCACTATCGGGTCACGGAGAATCCGCACATAGGGGTCGCCTGGGGGCTAGCCTTCGAAGAAGGAATAGGCTAAGGTTAAGGCTAAGGTTAAGAAGCAGATTTGAAGGGAGCATTGAGAGGAGCTTTGACGCGAGCTTTCGACTGAACTTTGAAGCAAGCAATGTGAGAAGCGATGCGTTGAGCTTTGACGTAAGCAATGCACGAAGCGATGAGGCGAGCTCTAAAATGAGCGATGGAATGAGCTTTCGAAGAAGCTTTCGACTGAGCTTTCGGGGGAGCTTCTTGAGGAGCTTTCCGATGAGCTTTCTGACGAGCTTTCAGCACGGCTTTGAGCTACGTGCTTGGGGGTCGTGCGAAGGACAATCGAATTCAGAAGCCAGAGACCAGAAACCAGAATGCAGAAGTGGAGAGGAAAGGGATAGAGGGATAGAGAGATTGAGGGATCGAGTGGAAGGAAGCGGGCGAAGCGAGAAGCCAGAGGCGAGAAGCTAGAGTGCAGAGCGAAGCCAAAAGGCAAAGGCCAAAGGCCAAAAGGCAAAACGGCGGTGAGGCGTAGCGCAGAACTCAGATGTCAGACGCTGGAAGTCAGCAGTCCCGACGGGAACGAGCAACGATGGACGTGAGAACGATGTACGGCGGTGGGCGGTTAGGCCGCTGCAAACTGGCGGACTTCGACCTGGGTGCTGTTGCGCGCGGTCTGTTCCGCCTCTTTGAGCAGCCGGTCGGCAATGGCCTGCTCGACGTAGTCCTCACCGCAGTTGGGACAGACTTGAGCCGGAACGCCCTTGAGGACGACCGTGAGGCCGTCGCGTTCCAGCGTGGCAGTGGCCGTTCCCGGCCGGGTCTCGGCTTGTTTGCACACGACGCACTTCATAGCACTTCAGAGGTCTTCGGGAGTGAGGCCGCTGTGTTTGGCGATTCGGGCCAGCATCCGCGGGCCGATTTCCTCTTGGTCGTGGAAAGCGAACAGGAAGTCAGGCCAGCCGGGTCGGCTGAGCACGCGCTGAGACGTTCCCGATTGTCGTTTGATGACCCACCCGATGCGAAGCAATCCGGCGAGGACCCGATTGGCCTTGGTTGAAGGCCAAGCGCTCATGCAGGCACGGCGAATACTTCCCGGAGCGCCGGGATTTCCTCGCCGTGTTCAATTCTGTCGGCAAGAACCCGCAGGGCCAGCGCCTTGACGTTGGCTATCACCGTCGCCCGGTCCGGACCGTACGCCATGACGCCGGGCAGGTCGGGGACCTCGGCTAGCCAGCGTCCGTCGTCTTCTCGATCTATCTCAATCTTCATTCACGCTCCAGTCTCTCGTCGGTGAGCAGCATCAAGACACGGCCGGGGCCAGGGGGTAGACAACGTCGGCGCGCAGGGCCGCGGCGGCAAAGGAAAGGGCCGCCCTGATCGCATCAGCGGTCAGCCGCGGGTACGCCGTCAGGATATCATCGACCGTTTCGCCCGCTGCGAGCTTTTCGAGAATCAGCTCGACCGTGATACGCGTACCGGCAATGACCAGCTTCCCCATCATGATGCTCGGGTCGGAAACGATGAGTCTGTCATTGTCGGCCTTCATGGCATTCATCCTGAGTAGAGTATCGCCGGGTTCAAGACGGCTGTCAAGGAAAGTGCGCAGGGACGGCGAGGGGTCCAGGGGTCGAGGATTCCAGGATTCCAGCGGCGGAGGGACTACCGACGAAGTGAGATGTTAGATGAGAGATGTTAGATGGCAGAAGTGCCAAGGAAAGGGATCGAGAGACCCAGGGACAGAGTGCGCGGACGGCGGTGGGCCGAAGGAAGGTCAGGTCGGATCAGGCGCCGGCGACGAATTCCGCAACCGAACGACAGGCTTCACGCATGTCCCAAAGCAGGGCGACGTCCCGGTCTTCAGGAAGCATATACGACCTCCGCCGTCGAGAGAATCGCCCGCCGGCGGAACGGGTTGCGCAGGCCGGCACGCTCAACCAGGTCGACTTCCCGGCCGAAGATGTCCTTAAGGTCCTCACGCAGTTCGACCAACTCAAGCAGGCTGGGATGGACCTCCGTGCCGAACGACACCAGTATGTCGACGTCACTGTCGGCTCGGAAGTCGTCGCGCAGCACCGAGCCGAACAACGCCAACTCGGCCACGCCGTAGCGCCGGCACAACTCGGCAATCTTCTGTCGGTCAAACCTCAGTTTCGGACTCATGCCTCAGTGTAGCTATTCATCCGACAGAAGTCAATGTGGGACGAAACAGGCTTGCGCGATCATAGGTTCAGGGGCCGCCTTCGGCGGCAGTGATGAGTGTCCAGATGGCAGAGTGCAGTGGGCAAGAGTTAGTGGTCCAGTGGTCAGGTGGTCGAGTGATCGGCTCTGAGAATCTGTGTTCATCCGTGTTCATCTGTGGTTAGCCCTCCTGGTGTCTCTGTGTCTTGGTGTAGCTGTCGGTTCCGCCATAGTGGCCGGCGGCTTCCCGCCGGCGGTTGGCCCGCGCGCGAAGCGAAACGGGCGGGTTGCCCCGCCCGTCTGATTGAAATCCGGCTGGTATTACCAGCGCGTGCCGGAGCCGCTGGAGCGGTCTTGCGAGCGCCCGCCGTAACCGCCGCGTGAACCGCCCTCAGTGCGCTCGCGCGCAATGTTGATGGTGAGCGGACGGTTGTCCATCGAATGGTTGGCCAGGGCCGCAATCGCGGCGGTGGCCGCGTCGGCGTTGCTCATCTCCACGAATGCAAATCCCCGGGAACGGTCCGTGAACTTGTCTTTCACTATGCTGACTGACGACACTTCGCCATGCGTCGAGAAGAGCTGGCGGAGCTGGTCTTCGGTTGCGCTGAAGGGAAGATTCCCTATGAAAACGCGCGTACCCATTATAGAACCTCCGAACTTGTTGTGCTTGGGAATCGTCTGGATCTAGGAGAGCGGTGAAACGAAGCTCACGAACTCACAGGACCGGAACGGGACACAAGCGGCTGTGGGGCCATGTCTTACATTACGTCGGCGGCGAGGCCCCGGTTGCGACCGACTGCTGATATTAACCGAAAATTCATCCATGTCAAGTTAAGTTTTGCCAGCGTGAGAGTGCGGACGCCGGATGAATCAGAAGTCAGAAACCCGGCATCGGAGCTGCCGAGGTAAGTCGAGAGACAGGATCCGGAGGCGCCAAGCGCCGCGCCGGTCGGCAATGAGTCGAATCAGTATCATTCTACGCGCGGCCGAAATCCGTCCTAAGCTACGTAATCTCAAG
The bacterium DNA segment above includes these coding regions:
- a CDS encoding type II toxin-antitoxin system MqsA family antitoxin produces the protein MKCVVCKQAETRPGTATATLERDGLTVVLKGVPAQVCPNCGEDYVEQAIADRLLKEAEQTARNSTQVEVRQFAAA
- a CDS encoding type II toxin-antitoxin system HicA family toxin is translated as MSAWPSTKANRVLAGLLRIGWVIKRQSGTSQRVLSRPGWPDFLFAFHDQEEIGPRMLARIAKHSGLTPEDL
- a CDS encoding type II toxin-antitoxin system HicB family antitoxin, whose protein sequence is MKIEIDREDDGRWLAEVPDLPGVMAYGPDRATVIANVKALALRVLADRIEHGEEIPALREVFAVPA
- a CDS encoding DUF433 domain-containing protein, translating into MKADNDRLIVSDPSIMMGKLVIAGTRITVELILEKLAAGETVDDILTAYPRLTADAIRAALSFAAAALRADVVYPLAPAVS
- a CDS encoding nucleotidyltransferase family protein, whose protein sequence is MSPKLRFDRQKIAELCRRYGVAELALFGSVLRDDFRADSDVDILVSFGTEVHPSLLELVELREDLKDIFGREVDLVERAGLRNPFRRRAILSTAEVVYAS
- a CDS encoding RNA-binding protein is translated as MGTRVFIGNLPFSATEDQLRQLFSTHGEVSSVSIVKDKFTDRSRGFAFVEMSNADAATAAIAALANHSMDNRPLTINIARERTEGGSRGGYGGRSQDRSSGSGTRW